One part of the Humulus lupulus chromosome 9, drHumLupu1.1, whole genome shotgun sequence genome encodes these proteins:
- the LOC133800074 gene encoding uncharacterized protein LOC133800074, with the protein MEQIKEKQKGYEMLVKQEALIQKDGNNDFSISSGGMMCYKDRICVPDENKIKGSIMKEANSTPYYLHPGSNKMYNNPKTLYWWPGMKKDIAEYVAKCLSCQKVKSRYLPLMEFSYNNSYQSTIRIVPYAMLYGWKCMSPLHWDEVDEKQILGPRKVGEASEAVERITKKMLTAHSRPKSYADPHTPRNTVYLTFNNPNIFPKGG; encoded by the exons ATGGAGCAGATCAAGGAGAAGCAAAAAGGTTATGAGATGCTTGTAAAGCAAGAAGCTCTTATTCAAAAGGATGGCAACAATGATTTTTCTATATCTAGTGGGGGAATGATGTGTTACAAGGACAGGATATGTGTGCCCGATGAAAATAAGATTAAGGGTAGTATCATGAAGGAGGCGAACAGTACACCTTATTACCTACATCCTGGGTCTAACAAGATGTATAACAACCCAaagacattgtattggtggccaggaatgaagaaggacatagctgaATATGTTGCCAAATGCCTGAGTTGTCAGAAAGTTAAG AGTCGCTACCTACCGTTAATGgagttttcttataacaatagttaccagtcgACTATTAGGATAGTACCCTACGCGATGCTTTATGGATGGAAGTGCATGTCACctcttcattgggatgaggtagatGAAAAGCAGATACTAGGTCCTAGAAAAGTTGGGGAAGCTAGTGAGGCTGTAGAGAGAATTACGAAAAAGATGCTAACTGCCCATAGTAGACcgaaaagctatgcagatccccACACCCCTCGAAACACAGTCTATCTCACTTTCAACAACCCAAATATTTTTCCTAAGGGCGGTTAA